GTTTTTAAGCGGTTATTTTGGTCGGGATGCCTTTGATTTTGCAGGCATCTTTGAAAATAGCTACGGCAATGGTTCGGGAAACCTGCGTTGGAACCATATTTTTAATGACCGTTTGTTTTCCAACCTTTCGGCCATTGTCAGTCGATACGATTATGAATTGAACTTTGATCAGGACGATTTTGAATGGATATCCTCTATCACCAACTACAACTTGAAGTATGATCTTAAGTATTATTTGAACGACCGATTTGCACTGGACTTTGGGGTCAACGGCATCTACTACGATTTTGATCCCGGACAGGTGGAACCCACTTCCGATAGCTCTCCTGTAAATCCATTGCAACTGGATCAAAAGCGGGCCCTGGAAAGTGGGGTATATATCAATGCGGAACATAAATTAACGGACCGATTGACGGCGCAGTACGGGCTGCGCTATAGTGCCTTTTCCCGATTGGGAGGACAACCTATTACGGAATACGCCAATGGGCAGCCTGTGGTATACAATGAAGCTTTGGACATCTATGAACGGGGTGAGGCCATCGGGGAAACCAATTTTTCCAGAAGCGATGCCATAGAAACCTTTGACAATTTTGAACCCCGGATCTCCCTGGCCTACCTCTTAAATGAGGACTCCTCCATAAAAGCCGGATTTTCAAGGGCAGCGCAGTACATTCATTTATTGAGCAATACCTCCTCCGTCACCCCTTTGGACGTATGGACACCCAGTGGTCCCTTCGTGGAACCACAATTGTCCAATCAATATGCCCTGGGCTATTTCCGCAATTTCCTGGATAAGACCTATTCCCTGGAAGTGGAGGCCTATTATAAAAACGTGGACAATCGTATCGATTATATTGATGGATCGGAACTGATCGGTCAGAATACCATTGAGACGGAAATCCTGAATGGCGAGATGCGCGCTTACGGTCTGGAACTCTTACTTCGCAAGAACGAAGGCGATTTAACCGGATGGATAGCCTATACGCTTTCCAAGTCCGAGCAACGCACTCCCGGCGGAAGTGCCGGGGGGCCGGGAATCAACAATGGGGACTGGTACAATACCTTTTTTGACCGCACCCATGACGTTTCCGTTTCGGGGGCCTACCGGTTGAACGACCAATGGAGTTTTGGAGCCAATTTAATTTTCCAGACAGGCAGACCGGTCACTTTTCCCAATGGGCAGTACCAATACGAAGATCTGTCCATTGCGAGCTATGCCCCAAGAAATTCGGATCGCTTGCCGGCTTACCACCGAGTGGATGCTTCGGTGACCTTCAAGCCTGGAAAATATCAGAACAAACGCTTTAAGGGCGAATGGGTCCTGAGTGTCTATAACCTTTACCATAGAAAGAATGCAGCGGCAATTTCCTTTGGTCAGAACGTGGAAACCGGAGCCAACGAAGCGACCCGAACGGCCATTTTCGGCATTGTACCCTCAATAACTTACAATTTTAAATTTTAAGACATGAACAGTATAAAAGGATATATTCAGAGTATACGTAGCCAAAATTCGTCCCTTCAAGTGTCCCGCAGCATTGCGGGATGTATCGAGAAGCGAATTTTGGAATTGCAAACCTTGTTCTCGATACGCTTTCCTTGGCTTCGACTGCGCTCAGCCCGACAGGAAAACACTCGAACTGACGGTTTGTTCAGTGCCATGGCCTTCAAAGTTTTAGGGGGTATTTTTCTACTCGTTATTCAAGCCGCCTGTACCGATGTCGTGGATGTTGAAGTACAGAATGGTCCTGAACGCTTGGTTGTGGAGGCTTCCCTGGATTGGGAAAAGGGAACGCCCGGTAATGTGCAGACCATTCGATTGCGAAAATCGACCCCATTTTTTGATACCAGCACCACAACCGATGTTACCGGAGCTTCCGTAGTGGTCACCAATGATACCAACGGGACCCGCTTCGTTTTTGCAGACCAAAACAATGGTACCTACCAAACTACGACCTTTGAACCCATATTGGGGCAGTCCTATTCCCTTAGAATTGAGCATGAAGGTGAGGTCTACACCGCCAGGGAAACCATGACCCCGGTTACGGAGATTACCAATGTTTTCCAGGATCGTGAAGAAGGCTTTGATGATGAGGCCCTGGAGGTACATATCGTGTTCACCGATCCCCCCGAAGAGGGAAACAATTACCTGTTTCGGTTTCAGCGTCGAGGAGATCTACTGCCCGATTTGGAAGTGGCCGAAGATGAATTTGTCAATGGCCGGGAAATTGATTGGTGGTACGAGATTGATGATGACGATGATGATCTGCTCCCTTTTGAGCCTGGGGATGTTGTGGATATTGAAATGTATGGTATTTCCACGCCCTACTACGATTACATCAAAATTTTAGTCGACCAATTGGGAGGACAAGGACTGTTTGAAACCACACCTGTAGCCGTAAAGGGCAATTGCATCAATGAAACGAATTCGGAGAACTACCCTTTTGGGTATTTCCGATTGACCGAAGTCGTCAAAACCAGTTACACCTTTGTGGAAGACGAATGAAGGAAGAATTGAAAAATATGAAGTACGAAATATGAAGTACGAAATACGAAACACGAAATGCGAAGTACTAAGTATGCAGTATGGAGTACGGCGTGGGAAGGGTAGTGTTTGACGGGCCGAATAAAAAGTCATGATTTGATATAATGAAACTATAAACGTGTCACTTCGAGTGATTCCGAGTATTCGGGAGGGTATCGGGAAGTGCAATACCAAAACCTCGTTCTCGATACGCCTTCTCTTGAAAGACACTTAAACTTACGGTTTGGTTTAAGTTGGTTTGATGTGGAAGTGCCGGGTTGCTAGCGCCCGGCACTTTTGTTATACGCAATAATTTTTATACCAAAAGGTATTAAAGAGGGCGCATCGGGACTGCCCAATAAAGCCATTGCTTGATGGTGTTAAAGAATTCTCAAAAATCCCATTTCATATGCCATTCGTGCAACCCTAAAAAATACCATTTGTCCTTAAGACATAACATAAAAAGAAAGTAATGAAACGAATGCTAACAACTGCAATTATAGGGATGGTAACCCTTTTTGGTGTTAATGCACAAGAGTACAAAGTCATCACCAGCGTGGAATCCATTGTTTCCAGTGGACTGGGTCGTTCACGAATCATCAATGCACAGGAAGATAAGGACTATAAGGAATATACCAGTGTCCAGACCGATGAGGACAATACCCGAAACAAGTCCAAGCGCGGTGATATCAGGGTCAAAAACTTTGAAGAGACCAAGCTGTTGAACTTCTTTAACCTAGGGGGTATCCGCTTTCAGAATATTGCTGCCAATGACGCAGTGATTACCTCCATGATCAATGATATGATTTCCCAGGGATGGGAGTTGACCTTTGTGACCAGTGCCGTGGAGAGCAGCGCCGGGAAAGGTGATGATAATGGCATTTTTATCACGAGATATATTTTTAAACGTTAGGTTAGGTTGTTGGTTGATAGGGAAAGCCTCTCGGGAACGGGAGGTTTTTTTGTCACCACCAAACCACAAACACTTTTTCAATTGTCGCAGTGGACTTTCTTATCCAAAGCATGGGAGCATTTTCTTTGACCATGCTTAGATTAACGTCCAATACCGTTTCATAATGTGACTTCCAACCCACATTTTCATGGGGTACGATCACCCATTCCCGTTTTCTGGGAATGTAATAGTGATAATGCCTGAATTCAGGCATATTGAAATCATCAAATCGGAGCCATTTCCCAACAATGCAGCTGGTATTCAAGGGTCGGATGGAAACGTTTTCGCGATAGGGTTCAAAAAGCTGGGCCTTAAAACAGCATTGTTGTTCAGTTTCGATGGGGTCAATCCCCAAAGCTTCCCAATAGGGTGCCAAACCGTTATGGAAGAGTAGTGGCAACTGCTTTGCCTTGAGCTTGTCCAGTTTGGTATGGAACATATCCCTTCTGTTCGGCCCCATTAAACGGTAAATTGGTTCGGAAATTTCAGGGTTGATGATATAGAATTTATAGGCGAGTTCTACGTGGATGTATTTTTGGGTGTTGGTATTTTTGAGAATGAAGTCCAATTCACCAATTCGGGTTTTCCCTTCATCAATAAGTATATTGGATAGGACAACTTCGTAATCTTGGGCCATACCCACCAAATGCTTGAATACATACTCCATTTGATGGCCCAAACGGAGGTTTTCGGGGAAGTCAATTGCCGGAATCCCATCAACGGCCATCTCCGGAAAATCGAATTGGGTCAACCCAAATTGTTGCTTGGTCCAAAGTGGTAGGGTATGGTAAAAACCATGTAGGATGGAATTCATCCCGCTAAAATAGAGAAATGAAAATCCGAAGTTTTAAAGCATCAGGTAAAAAGTAAACTAATGGGTTTTATAAAATCAACCTCCCCCTCGTGCTTTGTATGGGTTTCTTTTAACTTTCGGATACGTTAACTTTTCCTAAAATCCACTGATAAAGTAAAATATGCCGTAATTTTAACAAATGGCTATGGAACAGAAAAAAGGATTTCGCTTCACTACCTATGAAGCGCCCCATCTTTCTCCATTTGAAAAGCTTTTCGAGATTTTTCAGGAACTCATCACGCACACTTCGGGTGACTTTGATGAGGCCATTGAATGGCTGCACCAATTGGATGAGGAATACG
The sequence above is a segment of the Muricauda sp. SCSIO 64092 genome. Coding sequences within it:
- a CDS encoding TonB-dependent receptor gives rise to the protein MSSKSAASPAIKTTIWLLWLYFLGCALAMGQTSHTISGTITDKSNGETLFGASVFLVGTTIGGVTNEYGFYSITAPEGEYVLNISYMGYNDVNININLNQDLKQDIEISEFSTALDEVVVTAEEPERAILRKPEMSVVKMSVGTIKQTPVVLGEVDVLKSLQLLPGVSNNGEGTGGFHVRGGAQDQNLILLDEAIIYNTSHMFGFFSVFNADAIKDVKLYKGGIPARFGGRVSSVLDIRQKDGNSKNFAMTGGIGIISSRLTAEGPIFGDKGSFLVAGRRSYVDLILAAAGEDNRVSFYDLNLKTNYSINRNNKLFLSGYFGRDAFDFAGIFENSYGNGSGNLRWNHIFNDRLFSNLSAIVSRYDYELNFDQDDFEWISSITNYNLKYDLKYYLNDRFALDFGVNGIYYDFDPGQVEPTSDSSPVNPLQLDQKRALESGVYINAEHKLTDRLTAQYGLRYSAFSRLGGQPITEYANGQPVVYNEALDIYERGEAIGETNFSRSDAIETFDNFEPRISLAYLLNEDSSIKAGFSRAAQYIHLLSNTSSVTPLDVWTPSGPFVEPQLSNQYALGYFRNFLDKTYSLEVEAYYKNVDNRIDYIDGSELIGQNTIETEILNGEMRAYGLELLLRKNEGDLTGWIAYTLSKSEQRTPGGSAGGPGINNGDWYNTFFDRTHDVSVSGAYRLNDQWSFGANLIFQTGRPVTFPNGQYQYEDLSIASYAPRNSDRLPAYHRVDASVTFKPGKYQNKRFKGEWVLSVYNLYHRKNAAAISFGQNVETGANEATRTAIFGIVPSITYNFKF
- a CDS encoding DUF4249 domain-containing protein, producing the protein MNSIKGYIQSIRSQNSSLQVSRSIAGCIEKRILELQTLFSIRFPWLRLRSARQENTRTDGLFSAMAFKVLGGIFLLVIQAACTDVVDVEVQNGPERLVVEASLDWEKGTPGNVQTIRLRKSTPFFDTSTTTDVTGASVVVTNDTNGTRFVFADQNNGTYQTTTFEPILGQSYSLRIEHEGEVYTARETMTPVTEITNVFQDREEGFDDEALEVHIVFTDPPEEGNNYLFRFQRRGDLLPDLEVAEDEFVNGREIDWWYEIDDDDDDLLPFEPGDVVDIEMYGISTPYYDYIKILVDQLGGQGLFETTPVAVKGNCINETNSENYPFGYFRLTEVVKTSYTFVEDE
- a CDS encoding DUF1853 family protein; amino-acid sequence: MNSILHGFYHTLPLWTKQQFGLTQFDFPEMAVDGIPAIDFPENLRLGHQMEYVFKHLVGMAQDYEVVLSNILIDEGKTRIGELDFILKNTNTQKYIHVELAYKFYIINPEISEPIYRLMGPNRRDMFHTKLDKLKAKQLPLLFHNGLAPYWEALGIDPIETEQQCCFKAQLFEPYRENVSIRPLNTSCIVGKWLRFDDFNMPEFRHYHYYIPRKREWVIVPHENVGWKSHYETVLDVNLSMVKENAPMLWIRKSTATIEKVFVVWW